In Leptospira sp. WS58.C1, a single genomic region encodes these proteins:
- a CDS encoding flagellar filament outer layer protein FlaA, with the protein MARTFLFCFCLSFWILPKATWAPPVKRDQDEASRVLQLEKVLIDWKHYNLFLVDSFEGERPWEVYRGVSFLNRIDYVSQIPDSPAFLKERELYKASPKEEYRSMMVQTFFENPKHEHLEIRPKEPIRLPIGIPTRVFFWAYSNNYNVVLELVFHQKKSKEIVLELGDLKFDGWKRIETKIAVPAKNIRLNQSLRFPLELVSIRIKPNPFQPKGEFYFYMDRLGILIDSREESYPGADIKDNWGTAL; encoded by the coding sequence GTGGCCCGGACCTTTCTATTCTGTTTTTGCCTAAGTTTTTGGATCCTTCCTAAAGCTACCTGGGCACCTCCAGTCAAACGGGACCAGGATGAGGCAAGTAGAGTCCTTCAATTAGAAAAAGTATTAATCGATTGGAAGCATTACAATCTTTTTCTAGTGGATTCATTCGAAGGAGAAAGACCTTGGGAAGTGTACCGAGGAGTATCCTTCTTAAATAGGATAGACTATGTTTCCCAAATCCCCGACTCTCCCGCATTCTTGAAAGAAAGAGAATTGTACAAGGCTTCTCCAAAAGAAGAATACAGATCCATGATGGTCCAAACATTCTTCGAAAATCCAAAACATGAACATCTGGAGATCCGCCCTAAGGAGCCGATCCGTCTTCCGATCGGAATTCCAACCCGCGTGTTTTTCTGGGCTTATTCCAATAATTATAACGTGGTTTTGGAGTTGGTATTCCATCAGAAAAAATCCAAAGAGATCGTTCTAGAACTGGGAGATCTGAAATTCGACGGCTGGAAAAGGATAGAGACCAAAATTGCTGTGCCTGCAAAAAATATCAGACTGAACCAATCTCTTCGTTTTCCTTTAGAGTTGGTTTCCATCCGGATCAAGCCGAATCCTTTCCAACCCAAGGGTGAATTTTATTTTTACATGGACCGATTGGGGATACTCATAGACAGCAGAGAAGAATCGTATCCGGGAGCGGATATCAAAGACAATTGGGGTACTGCTCTGTAA
- a CDS encoding dehalogenase: MRSPLFVFDLMDTLIQDPFHLALKELLAREHWEDFKNGREKQAFLDFEMGRIEEEDFFRRFYLDSHKDKGLPHPKDLKEKMFSKINPISETLGIVKSLKGKGFSVVLASNYSIWYKEILKFPEIGEILHSLDAMYFSCEMGVRKPAQEYYQWIETDFPGKDYVFVDDNPTNVEVAGYMNWNAFKFNPKRPEELKDFLTEQYPNCL; encoded by the coding sequence ATGAGATCTCCCCTTTTTGTATTCGACCTAATGGATACCTTGATCCAGGACCCATTTCATCTGGCATTAAAAGAACTTTTAGCCAGAGAACATTGGGAAGATTTTAAGAACGGTCGGGAAAAGCAAGCCTTCTTGGATTTTGAAATGGGAAGAATCGAAGAAGAGGATTTTTTCCGTAGATTCTATTTGGATTCTCATAAGGACAAGGGACTTCCTCATCCCAAGGATTTGAAGGAGAAGATGTTTTCTAAGATCAATCCTATTTCTGAAACTTTGGGGATCGTAAAAAGCCTCAAGGGCAAAGGTTTTTCCGTGGTTCTTGCGAGTAATTATTCAATTTGGTACAAAGAAATCCTGAAATTTCCGGAGATCGGGGAAATTCTTCATTCTCTGGATGCGATGTATTTTTCCTGCGAGATGGGTGTGAGAAAACCTGCCCAAGAATATTACCAATGGATAGAGACCGATTTCCCGGGAAAAGATTATGTGTTCGTAGATGATAACCCCACAAATGTGGAAGTTGCAGGTTATATGAACTGGAATGCGTTTAAGTTCAATCCTAAAAGACCGGAAGAGCTAAAGGATTTCCTTACAGAGCAGTACCCCAATTGTCTTTGA
- a CDS encoding 3-deoxy-D-manno-octulosonic acid transferase, producing MLITYRILTILLWPWIFVFSLFLPSAKNFLKIRKEDKRRILSYPFAPKAQKVVWLHAASVGELDQCKALALVYKKKEPETFLLQSVFSDSVRDSSLEAFPADLKFRLPLDFPWSYNFIFNKFSPNVLVCMAWDRWPNLLLAAKRRRIQTVLASAVITSPKGFVQKKFYKAAFSLFDKILTSHSSGEEKFKELLGPKKFIKTLGDSRFDSVIQKIETSQREFKKPKNYPFSQVFLLASTYEPCEKLLLPLLKEPSLQNTAFWIFPHKTDPTRITQLESEIKSFTPDYTLYSRREFDSISSRVILFDVLGILAHAYRAADFAYVGGAIHNRVHNVLEPAYFGLPLLSGPRINHAPEAIELNHRGGLFIIRTKEEVLEILQLSAERKEAIRFSNRQFVETGRGAAERIYLEIGSHREH from the coding sequence ATGCTAATAACGTATCGGATTTTGACGATCCTTCTTTGGCCCTGGATTTTCGTTTTCTCACTCTTCCTCCCGAGCGCAAAAAATTTTCTCAAAATCAGAAAAGAAGATAAGAGAAGGATACTTTCCTACCCTTTCGCACCTAAAGCACAAAAAGTGGTCTGGCTACACGCGGCTTCGGTTGGAGAACTGGACCAATGTAAGGCGCTTGCTTTAGTATATAAGAAGAAGGAACCGGAAACTTTTCTTCTCCAAAGTGTATTCTCCGATTCCGTAAGAGATTCCAGTTTAGAGGCGTTTCCGGCGGATCTGAAATTTCGTCTGCCTTTGGATTTTCCTTGGAGTTATAATTTTATCTTTAATAAATTTTCTCCCAATGTTTTAGTATGTATGGCTTGGGATCGTTGGCCTAATTTACTTTTAGCCGCTAAAAGAAGAAGGATCCAGACCGTCCTTGCTTCAGCCGTGATTACTTCTCCAAAAGGATTTGTCCAAAAAAAATTCTATAAAGCGGCCTTTTCCTTATTCGATAAAATTCTCACTTCTCATTCTTCCGGGGAAGAGAAGTTCAAAGAATTACTCGGACCAAAAAAATTCATCAAAACACTTGGAGATTCCAGATTCGATTCTGTAATCCAAAAAATAGAAACAAGCCAAAGAGAATTTAAAAAACCCAAAAATTATCCTTTCTCTCAGGTATTTTTACTCGCATCAACATACGAGCCTTGTGAAAAACTACTACTTCCGCTTTTAAAGGAACCTTCTCTCCAAAATACCGCATTCTGGATCTTCCCCCATAAAACGGATCCAACAAGGATCACACAGTTGGAATCGGAGATCAAAAGTTTCACTCCGGATTATACTTTGTATTCTCGGAGGGAGTTTGATTCGATTTCTTCCAGAGTCATCTTATTTGATGTGCTTGGGATCTTGGCGCACGCGTATAGAGCCGCGGACTTTGCCTACGTAGGAGGAGCGATACATAATAGAGTGCATAATGTATTGGAGCCTGCCTATTTCGGACTTCCACTTTTGAGCGGTCCTAGGATCAACCATGCTCCGGAAGCGATTGAACTCAATCATAGAGGCGGGTTATTTATTATCCGCACGAAAGAAGAAGTTTTAGAAATACTACAATTAAGCGCCGAAAGAAAAGAAGCCATTCGTTTTTCCAATCGCCAATTTGTGGAAACAGGCAGAGGTGCAGCGGAAAGGATATATTTGGAGATCGGTTCGCACAGAGAGCACTGA
- the nadE gene encoding NAD(+) synthase → MSVYRCTAVSLKTTALDFKGNREKILSAIQANQNSSLILFPELCISGYGCEDTFYFPWVWEQSWKSLLEIAKASSGKTVIVGLPFFQSPYLFNVSAVLQNGQILGLVPKQNLAQTGVHYENRWFTKGEESRNYAITPDGSELPFGSILFESPDFNFGIEICEDSWVQTRPGQYLVEAGADLILSPGASHFALGKQEIRKKMFSESSRNSSTAILYANLDGNESGRLIFEGGCMGIVDGNIKEEGPKLHFTDFESTHLDLDSTELRSNRARNFRSSGTREFRSRGKGLQRIEIQPLRSQKDFNNSVQVSKSDLFHDFTRAVSLGLFDYLIKSKTKGYTLSLSGGADSATCALLVKAAILFSEKELGPKYLESLGFDPKNLLFTLFQGTENNSEQTKNSAKQLSEELGFTHAEITVDSEVKSMLEKISAVKGLVPNWKEHNLALQNIQARVRSPLIWLLANLNGHLLLSTGNRSEASVGYTTMDGDSSGSVAPLTGVSKEFLLSWLKNVYEGKDIILPRIQSLEEILNAKPTAELKPLSEKQEDEKDLMPYPLLQKLERNFVFLGKSPDHLLGSQEWSDPKEAEEGKKKFLKLFSASQWKRERLPPSFHLDEYGLDPKSSFRFPILSEISF, encoded by the coding sequence ATGTCCGTCTACCGTTGCACAGCCGTAAGTTTAAAAACGACCGCACTGGATTTTAAAGGAAATCGAGAAAAGATCCTGTCTGCGATCCAGGCCAATCAAAATTCTTCTCTCATCCTTTTTCCGGAACTTTGTATTTCCGGTTACGGTTGTGAGGACACTTTTTATTTTCCTTGGGTTTGGGAACAGTCTTGGAAAAGTCTTTTAGAGATCGCGAAGGCTAGCTCCGGTAAGACAGTAATTGTCGGGCTTCCGTTTTTCCAAAGTCCTTATCTATTTAATGTGTCGGCGGTATTACAGAACGGGCAAATCCTTGGTCTTGTCCCGAAACAGAACCTAGCACAAACAGGAGTACATTACGAAAATAGATGGTTCACAAAGGGCGAAGAATCCAGAAATTATGCGATCACTCCGGATGGATCGGAACTTCCTTTCGGCTCCATCCTTTTTGAAAGTCCTGATTTTAATTTCGGAATAGAAATCTGTGAGGATTCCTGGGTCCAAACACGACCAGGACAATACCTGGTAGAAGCAGGAGCGGATCTTATTCTTTCTCCGGGGGCTTCTCACTTTGCTTTGGGAAAACAAGAAATCCGAAAAAAAATGTTCTCCGAGTCTTCCAGAAATTCTTCTACGGCGATCCTATATGCGAATTTAGACGGAAACGAGTCAGGCCGTTTGATCTTCGAAGGCGGTTGTATGGGGATCGTAGACGGAAATATAAAAGAAGAAGGCCCCAAACTTCACTTTACGGATTTTGAAAGTACTCATTTAGATCTCGATTCCACCGAACTTAGATCCAATCGTGCAAGGAATTTTAGATCTTCCGGCACAAGAGAATTTAGATCCAGAGGAAAAGGTCTGCAAAGAATAGAGATCCAGCCTCTCAGGTCCCAAAAGGACTTTAATAATTCTGTCCAAGTTTCCAAGTCGGATCTATTTCATGATTTTACCCGAGCCGTTTCTCTTGGTCTATTCGACTATCTGATCAAATCCAAAACAAAAGGATATACATTATCACTTTCCGGCGGGGCGGATAGCGCTACCTGTGCACTTCTTGTAAAGGCGGCAATCCTATTCTCCGAAAAAGAACTCGGACCCAAATATTTGGAATCCTTAGGATTCGATCCTAAAAATCTATTATTCACACTTTTCCAAGGAACGGAAAATAACTCCGAACAAACTAAAAATTCCGCAAAACAACTTTCGGAAGAATTAGGTTTTACTCATGCAGAGATCACTGTGGATTCGGAAGTAAAATCCATGTTGGAAAAAATTTCCGCCGTCAAAGGTCTTGTTCCGAACTGGAAAGAACATAATCTTGCGCTACAAAATATCCAAGCCAGAGTCAGGTCTCCTTTAATCTGGTTACTTGCCAATCTGAATGGCCATCTTCTGCTTTCAACGGGAAATAGAAGTGAGGCGAGCGTAGGATACACTACAATGGATGGGGATTCTTCCGGTTCCGTTGCACCACTCACCGGAGTCAGTAAGGAATTTTTACTTTCTTGGTTAAAGAATGTTTATGAAGGAAAAGATATTATTCTTCCTCGAATACAATCGCTGGAAGAAATTCTCAATGCCAAACCTACCGCCGAACTAAAGCCGCTTTCGGAAAAACAAGAAGACGAGAAGGACTTAATGCCTTACCCTCTTCTCCAAAAATTAGAAAGGAATTTTGTATTCCTCGGAAAATCTCCGGATCATCTTTTAGGATCCCAAGAATGGTCCGATCCCAAAGAAGCGGAGGAAGGCAAAAAGAAATTTCTAAAATTATTCTCCGCAAGCCAATGGAAAAGAGAAAGGCTTCCGCCTTCTTTTCATTTGGACGAATACGGTTTGGATCCTAAATCCAGCTTCCGTTTTCCGATCTTGAGCGAGATCTCTTTTTAA
- a CDS encoding LIC_20245 family lipoprotein — protein sequence MTRVRTLLISVVFVVFFIFLLVVLFWTDDDKSESKNKQSEAETLASIFAGGSGSTSGRSGYGKTGADPSLFDSDSAFFKAGKAEYREPEAGEPSSENKPGAPIADSDNPVNPQTGKPYTNEEMERFAQLKEKFPNNSLLPSRMSPAEKEQRKVFEQRVSEATRAVLSRTASKEQTVTYYDYMEKQSKDRLEIVKYLVDLQKGSGDPEQEKKLETIQQTMIQQLEQVQKDKQRAYEQAGL from the coding sequence GTGACTAGAGTTCGAACATTATTAATTTCCGTAGTTTTTGTAGTATTCTTCATTTTCTTATTGGTAGTCCTATTTTGGACCGACGACGACAAATCCGAATCCAAAAATAAACAAAGCGAAGCGGAAACATTAGCCAGTATTTTTGCCGGAGGATCGGGATCTACATCCGGGCGTTCTGGTTATGGAAAAACAGGCGCAGATCCTTCTTTATTCGATTCCGACTCTGCTTTTTTCAAAGCGGGAAAAGCGGAATATCGGGAACCGGAAGCGGGGGAGCCTTCTTCCGAAAATAAACCGGGAGCGCCTATTGCCGATTCGGATAACCCTGTAAATCCTCAAACAGGAAAACCGTATACAAACGAAGAGATGGAAAGATTTGCTCAGTTAAAGGAGAAGTTTCCGAATAACTCGCTTCTTCCTAGCCGGATGAGCCCAGCGGAAAAAGAACAGAGAAAAGTATTCGAACAAAGAGTGTCCGAAGCTACTAGAGCAGTCTTAAGCCGTACCGCATCCAAGGAGCAAACGGTAACGTATTACGATTATATGGAAAAACAATCCAAGGATAGATTGGAGATCGTAAAATACTTGGTGGATCTGCAGAAAGGTTCCGGAGATCCAGAACAAGAAAAGAAATTAGAGACCATCCAACAAACTATGATCCAACAATTGGAACAAGTGCAGAAGGATAAACAAAGAGCTTACGAACAAGCCGGACTTTAA
- a CDS encoding LIC11073 family putative lipoprotein, whose product MGNLKNPAVQAVLFSFFICFASCGTNTDVTQSPYVFLTPVGVPQIFSITAKYDNLDSHRPEYDLKYYITNLEPQFVGYNLYITFAIPSAGETISNANLYLENGVQPSFPQLAVQASTSNVVTHTIENLQPFSPVQMFQKCEVYTFTLRALLNTGITSNMSTPVTRCSSIYPDHCGTNTSCNPTACTVASCSASTQSLCPVGTACNPCTKGNAATGCACPAGESPPGCNL is encoded by the coding sequence ATGGGCAACCTAAAAAACCCTGCCGTTCAGGCGGTTTTATTCTCGTTTTTTATATGTTTCGCCTCTTGCGGAACGAATACCGATGTAACCCAGTCTCCTTATGTGTTCCTTACACCGGTGGGTGTTCCCCAGATTTTTTCCATAACTGCTAAGTATGATAATCTAGATTCGCATCGGCCTGAATACGATCTGAAATATTATATTACCAACCTGGAACCTCAATTCGTAGGTTATAATCTTTATATCACTTTTGCGATTCCTTCCGCGGGAGAAACCATCAGTAACGCAAATCTATATCTGGAAAACGGGGTCCAACCTTCTTTTCCTCAGCTAGCGGTCCAAGCTTCCACATCCAATGTAGTAACTCATACGATCGAAAATTTGCAGCCATTCTCGCCTGTGCAGATGTTCCAAAAATGTGAGGTTTATACTTTTACATTAAGAGCATTATTGAATACTGGGATCACTTCGAATATGTCCACTCCGGTCACAAGATGTAGCTCCATCTATCCGGATCATTGCGGGACCAATACCAGTTGTAATCCTACTGCATGTACTGTGGCAAGCTGTTCTGCTTCCACCCAATCTCTTTGTCCTGTCGGAACCGCTTGTAATCCTTGTACTAAGGGAAATGCAGCTACCGGTTGCGCCTGCCCAGCGGGAGAATCTCCGCCGGGTTGTAATCTATGA
- the rsmI gene encoding 16S rRNA (cytidine(1402)-2'-O)-methyltransferase: MIEAPTSKFIVRPGTAYVVATPIGNLEDITFRAVQVLKQVDIIYCENSSHSRRLLQTYEISTQTRTLYKDQGTEPYKGIIEDLKSGKTLALVSDAGTPGVSDPGSQLVRILREENIPIVPIPGASALTSMLSVSGWQVQPSLFLGFLSEKKGKKRNQLKEWENFEGVLTIFESVHRIRDTLSAIREIFPNSPILLGRELTKIHEEILKIEPVQTLESLKFPEKGEFVVLIYTNPKKMLNGRVGDADTLE; this comes from the coding sequence ATGATCGAAGCTCCGACTTCTAAATTTATCGTCCGACCAGGTACCGCCTATGTTGTCGCCACCCCGATTGGAAATTTAGAAGATATCACATTCAGAGCGGTCCAAGTTCTTAAACAGGTGGATATTATCTATTGCGAAAATTCTTCACATAGCAGAAGACTTCTCCAAACCTACGAAATTTCCACCCAGACAAGGACCTTATACAAGGACCAAGGAACCGAACCTTATAAAGGTATTATAGAAGATCTAAAATCCGGGAAAACTTTGGCCCTGGTCTCGGATGCAGGAACTCCCGGAGTCTCCGATCCCGGTTCCCAACTAGTTCGAATTTTACGAGAGGAGAATATTCCGATCGTTCCGATCCCGGGAGCAAGCGCTCTCACCTCCATGCTTTCCGTTTCCGGGTGGCAGGTACAACCTTCTCTCTTCTTAGGTTTTCTATCAGAGAAGAAGGGCAAAAAAAGAAACCAGCTCAAGGAATGGGAAAACTTCGAAGGGGTGCTTACCATCTTCGAATCGGTCCATAGGATCCGAGACACCTTGTCTGCTATCCGCGAAATTTTTCCAAATTCTCCGATCCTTTTAGGAAGGGAATTAACCAAAATCCATGAAGAAATCCTGAAAATAGAACCCGTTCAGACGCTGGAATCCCTGAAATTCCCGGAAAAGGGAGAATTTGTGGTGCTAATCTATACAAATCCTAAAAAAATGCTTAACGGACGTGTCGGAGATGCCGATACTTTGGAGTGA
- a CDS encoding flagellar biosynthesis anti-sigma factor FlgM — protein MTIDKIGGIGGGSYEPRKSTPVRKTESKESFDNISISDTAKQKASEARIQAEVQTIAQKIVASPVDSERSNKLKEVKEKLKNGDYDNLSPEILNAVADRIAESFLGR, from the coding sequence ATGACTATCGATAAAATTGGCGGCATTGGTGGAGGATCTTACGAGCCACGTAAGTCGACTCCTGTACGCAAAACCGAATCTAAGGAATCATTCGACAATATTTCTATTTCCGACACGGCAAAACAAAAGGCTTCGGAAGCTCGTATCCAAGCGGAAGTGCAAACGATCGCACAAAAGATCGTAGCAAGTCCGGTGGATTCGGAACGTTCTAACAAGCTGAAAGAAGTGAAGGAAAAATTAAAGAACGGAGATTACGATAATCTCAGCCCTGAGATCTTAAACGCAGTAGCTGATCGTATCGCAGAATCCTTTTTAGGCCGTTAA
- a CDS encoding iron-containing alcohol dehydrogenase, with translation MPILPDWINFSFPTKIHFEVDCGFKMGNFVKNIGNRAVILSTQSELENMDEFSIIKTSLEKHIDGVILYDNIEKEPTLKELDTAAYFARISNANCIIGYGSYESLNMAKLVALLANNDAFAEDVFILKKNLRLKKPIPLILIPTHPVMGLECSPTATVYMDDDRTVRYYSNEFLFPEMVIADAKISSFMTSADVAKVGVGILAAAVDSILSKYSNELTNSSSLRAIEIIYKNLVPAIRDPKNLQYKNAIFGASLLVGMSHSSSSLGLCYALSLAASNLTNLDVFQAMSILLPHVMEYNLTSSAGKYVMIAKALDEDITNISVIEAAIKAVEGIRKIYIELKIPQRLSEYEVRKIDLPGIASLASSFPFLDSLPRELPKNEIETILVAAF, from the coding sequence ATGCCGATACTCCCTGACTGGATCAATTTTAGTTTTCCCACCAAAATCCATTTTGAAGTCGATTGCGGTTTTAAAATGGGGAACTTCGTCAAAAATATCGGCAATCGTGCGGTCATTCTTTCCACTCAAAGCGAGTTGGAGAATATGGACGAGTTCTCCATCATCAAAACTTCTCTAGAAAAACATATAGACGGTGTCATTCTCTACGACAATATAGAGAAGGAGCCAACATTAAAAGAACTAGATACTGCCGCCTACTTTGCCAGGATCTCCAACGCAAATTGTATCATAGGTTACGGTTCTTACGAAAGTTTGAATATGGCAAAGTTAGTCGCTCTACTTGCGAATAACGACGCATTCGCTGAAGACGTTTTTATCCTGAAAAAAAATCTTAGGCTGAAAAAACCGATCCCTCTTATTCTGATCCCTACTCATCCTGTAATGGGATTGGAATGTTCCCCGACCGCCACAGTATACATGGATGACGATAGGACTGTTCGTTATTACTCGAATGAATTTCTTTTTCCGGAGATGGTGATCGCCGACGCCAAGATCAGTAGTTTTATGACTTCTGCCGACGTGGCAAAAGTTGGAGTTGGAATTTTAGCGGCCGCAGTGGATAGTATTCTTTCCAAATATTCCAACGAACTCACAAACTCTTCTTCCCTTCGTGCGATAGAGATCATTTATAAGAATCTTGTGCCTGCGATCAGGGACCCTAAAAACCTACAGTATAAAAACGCGATCTTCGGTGCGAGCCTTCTTGTGGGGATGTCCCATTCTTCCAGTTCATTAGGACTTTGTTATGCACTTTCATTGGCTGCTTCTAACCTAACGAACCTGGACGTTTTCCAGGCAATGTCCATTCTTCTTCCCCACGTGATGGAATACAACCTCACTTCCTCCGCCGGAAAATACGTTATGATCGCAAAGGCCTTGGACGAGGACATCACCAATATTTCTGTAATCGAGGCGGCCATCAAAGCGGTAGAAGGGATCCGTAAAATTTATATCGAACTTAAGATACCGCAAAGGCTTTCCGAATACGAGGTGCGTAAGATAGATCTGCCAGGGATCGCAAGTCTTGCTTCTTCTTTTCCTTTCTTGGATTCTCTTCCTAGGGAACTTCCTAAAAACGAGATCGAAACAATTCTAGTCGCAGCGTTCTAG
- a CDS encoding bactofilin family protein, which yields MSEESIDTIIGEDIQFRGKLRFNNALKIKGQFKGTIETTGSLIVGETGRVEADIETGTLEIEGDLKGNISAASKVSVRKTGKLVGDVRTPDLEIESGAKFSGNCIM from the coding sequence ATGAGTGAAGAATCTATAGACACGATTATCGGGGAAGACATCCAATTCCGAGGCAAACTACGTTTCAATAACGCGCTAAAGATCAAGGGCCAATTCAAAGGCACCATTGAGACCACGGGTTCGTTGATCGTGGGAGAGACCGGAAGAGTCGAGGCAGATATCGAGACCGGGACCTTGGAAATAGAGGGAGACCTAAAAGGAAATATCAGTGCTGCCTCCAAAGTTTCCGTCCGCAAGACCGGAAAATTAGTCGGTGATGTTCGCACCCCGGATCTGGAAATCGAATCAGGGGCAAAATTCAGCGGAAATTGTATCATGTAA
- the recJ gene encoding single-stranded-DNA-specific exonuclease RecJ gives MPQHGPDFQNLPKSSIQGLTPLQYHVFGTKFGGVSDPSKILTETIADLPSPFLLPDMDESIRILQSAVREKKSILLYGDRDSDGVCSTSLLANFLREIHPGKLNVKTSSEEDYGLCEPAMKYVREVRPDLLVTLDFGTSNSAEIEELNKEGMQVVVLDHHEIPDRIPSSCKLISPKRGDSLYPTEKICTSVIAWKLITAWLYTTLEHYNSLVWIPDGETFFSGSLVKNGIKLFKGDKSEAEKHFSGNFIDWSAISKTQFPEREVFHSQISSSPAIWEQVLKNLDLASIGTITDMMPLVGENRIIVKEGCSTLQKIKTGDFSHRPGLEKLLSQLDLDKKKVLSRDLGWSIGPVLNAAGRMQKTEAALGLLLSNSQQEAESLTTNLLKLNEERRERTKRNLFRVEGFLKRKRERTERPILFCYEPDFEPGVSGIVATRLVEQYKRPVVFIAPDHGHAKGSVRAYGSENVLNLLKKAENVFHQFGGHKEAGGFSLSIDQIPRLAEILFQEAGNWLESEKVSSLHEETKSIVSLRPQELRENLYTELGLFEPFGMENPAPLLSVKGARILSYRPLSDGKHARFKILSSSESIQAIIWNKAEEFSQSLREKGELDLWGCLEENTFKGKTSLQFVIQSFE, from the coding sequence ATGCCCCAGCATGGACCGGATTTTCAAAACCTACCAAAATCTTCCATCCAAGGCCTGACCCCCCTCCAATACCATGTATTCGGGACAAAGTTCGGAGGAGTTTCCGATCCTTCCAAGATCCTGACCGAAACGATTGCGGATCTTCCTTCTCCGTTTTTATTGCCGGACATGGATGAATCTATCCGTATTCTCCAATCGGCCGTTCGGGAAAAAAAATCGATCTTACTCTATGGGGATAGAGACAGCGACGGAGTTTGCTCCACTAGCTTACTAGCCAATTTTTTACGAGAAATACATCCTGGAAAACTGAACGTAAAAACTTCCAGTGAAGAAGATTACGGCCTCTGCGAACCTGCTATGAAATATGTGAGAGAGGTTCGACCGGACTTACTTGTAACTCTCGACTTCGGAACAAGTAACAGCGCAGAAATAGAAGAATTGAATAAGGAAGGAATGCAGGTAGTGGTATTAGACCACCACGAAATACCGGACAGAATACCTTCTTCTTGCAAGCTTATCTCTCCTAAAAGAGGAGATTCTCTCTATCCTACCGAAAAGATCTGCACTTCCGTCATCGCTTGGAAACTGATCACAGCCTGGCTTTATACTACATTAGAACATTATAATTCTTTGGTCTGGATCCCCGATGGAGAGACATTTTTCAGCGGATCACTCGTAAAAAACGGGATCAAACTTTTTAAAGGGGATAAGTCGGAAGCCGAAAAACATTTTTCCGGAAATTTTATAGATTGGTCCGCGATTTCCAAGACTCAATTTCCGGAAAGGGAAGTTTTCCATTCTCAGATCTCTTCTTCTCCAGCGATCTGGGAGCAGGTTCTAAAAAATTTAGACCTTGCTTCTATCGGTACGATCACCGACATGATGCCTCTGGTGGGTGAAAATCGGATCATCGTTAAGGAAGGATGTTCCACATTACAAAAGATCAAAACGGGCGATTTTTCACATCGTCCCGGCTTGGAAAAACTTCTCTCTCAATTGGATCTAGATAAGAAGAAGGTACTCTCTAGAGATCTGGGATGGAGCATAGGACCGGTATTGAACGCTGCAGGTAGAATGCAGAAAACGGAAGCGGCCCTCGGGCTTCTTCTTTCCAACTCACAGCAGGAAGCGGAATCTCTTACAACGAACCTTCTAAAATTAAACGAAGAAAGAAGAGAAAGAACCAAACGAAATCTATTCCGGGTCGAAGGTTTTCTAAAAAGAAAAAGGGAAAGAACGGAAAGACCCATCCTTTTCTGTTACGAACCTGATTTCGAACCCGGAGTTTCCGGGATCGTAGCCACAAGACTTGTGGAACAATACAAAAGACCCGTAGTATTCATCGCACCGGATCATGGACATGCTAAAGGAAGTGTAAGAGCGTACGGCAGTGAGAACGTACTAAACCTTCTCAAAAAAGCGGAGAATGTGTTTCATCAATTCGGAGGCCACAAAGAAGCCGGAGGTTTTTCTCTTTCCATAGATCAGATCCCTAGGTTAGCAGAAATCCTTTTCCAAGAAGCGGGAAACTGGTTGGAATCCGAAAAAGTTTCCAGCCTCCACGAAGAAACTAAAAGTATCGTGAGTCTCCGTCCTCAAGAATTAAGAGAAAATTTATATACAGAGCTTGGGTTATTCGAACCTTTCGGAATGGAAAATCCAGCGCCGTTACTTTCCGTAAAAGGTGCGAGAATACTTTCTTATCGTCCTTTGTCGGACGGCAAACATGCAAGGTTTAAGATTCTGTCGTCTTCCGAATCCATCCAAGCAATTATCTGGAATAAGGCGGAAGAGTTCTCCCAATCGTTAAGGGAAAAAGGTGAGTTGGATCTCTGGGGTTGTTTGGAAGAGAACACTTTCAAAGGGAAAACCAGTCTTCAATTCGTGATCCAATCCTTCGAATAG